From one Butyricimonas faecihominis genomic stretch:
- a CDS encoding glycoside hydrolase family 2 TIM barrel-domain containing protein, producing MKKLFSTIICCLICSTAFMQVKPEWQDETIPFVGKEYPRTAFMTYSNVDKARSNDFNTSPDYKSLNGKWKFNWVPSYKKRPMNFYKTDFDDSAWGEIDVPANWEVNGYGNALYTNHPYEFCPRNPQPPLLPEENPVGSYRKYIEIPEQWNGKEIFLHIGAVKSGCYLYVNGTKVGYSEDSKTAVEYNITRYLKPGRNLIALEVYRWSTGSYLECQDFWRISGIERDVYLFAQSPVHLRDFSIRQDLDSTYKNGLFGLDLFLVNANPRQTAQATVSYQLESTSGTRVAEGTQTIKIDSIATVHFDAKIAQVAPWTAETPNLHQLFIRIEQPGKNPEIIPFRVGFRKLEIRGNQFLVNGRAVLIKGVNYHEHNEHTGHVLSEADMRKDFENMKRHNINAIRCCHYPQQRRFYELCDEYGFYVCNEANIESHGMGYNLRKGRTLGNNPNWLNAHIDRTMNMYETGKNYPCVTFWSLGNEAGNGYNFYMTYNWLKSKDTTRPVQYERALLEWNTDIYCPQYPGATTLEKWGNTQTDRPYIMSEYAHAMGNSTGNLMDLWNVIYRYPNLQGGFIWDWIDQGILVKDEEGTPFWAYGGDFGENSPSDGNFLCNGVVGPDREPHPGLTEVKKVYQYVWFQPVDLRKGIIRVENRYDFTNLNQYTIEYTIQANTETVQSGTLPTQHLAPGANKQLTIPLRNVKNKPGTEYFLNLYVKSKQANLSIPASYIVASEQFRLPDYTPAPVFRPTPEKTLAMEENGPEIHISGTNIDFVFNKQKGYVTSYRTNGIQYIAEDFGFQPNFWRGPTDNDYGNGMPSRQQGWKQASKNFKIAGIRTSTSATNTNLTITYRLQETNSKYHVSYTLYPSGMIHVACHLETQPDAPELPRIGVRFRIPTDINQLEYLGRGPEENYCDRNNGTLIGHYKSTAEQQYVPYVRPQENGHKTETRWLALTDKTGKGLLFIADSNFMEFNVSRNRIEDFDGEESNRPYQWQNFTQGESHDPLMAKNRKPKQTHVNDIFPRNFVEVCLDHRMMGVAGDDSWGSQPYPKYKLPTNKDYHWSFTILPIKNNMEISEKLSYQYLP from the coding sequence ATGAAAAAACTATTCTCCACGATTATCTGTTGTTTAATCTGTTCCACGGCTTTCATGCAAGTGAAACCGGAATGGCAAGACGAGACCATACCCTTTGTCGGGAAAGAATATCCCCGGACGGCATTCATGACCTACAGTAATGTGGATAAAGCTCGGAGTAATGATTTCAACACATCCCCTGATTACAAATCGCTCAACGGGAAATGGAAATTCAACTGGGTTCCTTCCTACAAAAAACGCCCAATGAACTTCTATAAAACAGATTTCGACGATTCTGCATGGGGAGAGATTGACGTCCCGGCAAACTGGGAAGTAAACGGTTACGGAAACGCACTTTACACGAATCACCCTTACGAATTCTGTCCCCGTAACCCGCAACCACCTCTTCTACCGGAGGAAAATCCAGTGGGATCTTACCGGAAATACATCGAGATACCCGAACAATGGAACGGGAAAGAGATATTCTTGCACATCGGTGCAGTAAAATCGGGTTGCTACCTGTACGTGAACGGCACAAAAGTCGGGTATAGTGAGGATTCCAAGACAGCCGTGGAATATAACATTACCCGCTACCTAAAACCGGGGCGTAACCTTATCGCTCTTGAAGTATATAGGTGGTCAACGGGAAGTTATCTGGAATGTCAGGACTTTTGGAGAATCAGTGGGATCGAACGGGACGTTTACTTGTTCGCACAATCCCCCGTGCATCTTCGGGATTTCTCCATCCGTCAGGATCTGGACAGCACGTACAAGAACGGACTTTTCGGGCTGGATTTATTCTTGGTAAACGCCAATCCCCGGCAAACGGCTCAAGCCACAGTGTCCTACCAACTGGAAAGCACCTCGGGAACACGAGTGGCAGAAGGGACACAAACCATTAAAATAGATTCCATTGCAACAGTCCATTTCGATGCGAAGATTGCTCAAGTCGCCCCGTGGACAGCCGAAACCCCAAACCTGCACCAGCTGTTTATCCGGATCGAACAACCGGGGAAAAACCCGGAAATCATTCCTTTCCGGGTCGGTTTCCGAAAGCTGGAAATCCGGGGGAACCAATTCCTAGTAAACGGTCGTGCCGTACTGATTAAAGGCGTGAATTATCATGAACACAACGAGCACACGGGTCACGTTCTCAGCGAGGCGGATATGCGCAAGGATTTCGAGAACATGAAACGTCATAATATTAACGCCATACGATGCTGCCATTACCCCCAACAAAGGCGCTTTTACGAACTTTGTGATGAATACGGATTCTACGTTTGCAACGAGGCGAATATAGAATCCCACGGCATGGGCTACAACCTTCGCAAGGGAAGAACATTAGGAAATAACCCGAACTGGCTGAACGCCCATATAGATCGGACCATGAACATGTACGAAACCGGGAAGAATTATCCCTGCGTCACGTTCTGGTCTCTGGGGAATGAAGCCGGGAACGGGTATAACTTCTACATGACTTACAATTGGCTAAAATCCAAGGACACGACACGTCCCGTACAGTACGAGAGAGCCCTTCTCGAATGGAACACGGACATCTACTGCCCGCAATACCCGGGCGCAACCACGCTGGAGAAATGGGGCAACACGCAAACGGATCGCCCTTATATCATGTCGGAATATGCCCATGCCATGGGAAACAGTACCGGGAACCTCATGGACCTCTGGAATGTGATCTATCGTTACCCCAATTTGCAAGGCGGGTTCATCTGGGATTGGATTGACCAAGGAATCCTCGTGAAAGATGAAGAAGGAACCCCGTTCTGGGCATACGGTGGAGATTTCGGAGAAAACTCCCCGTCTGACGGGAACTTTTTGTGTAACGGAGTGGTTGGCCCTGATCGAGAACCGCACCCCGGTTTAACCGAAGTGAAAAAGGTCTACCAGTACGTGTGGTTTCAACCCGTTGATCTGAGAAAAGGAATCATCCGGGTAGAAAATCGATACGATTTCACGAACTTGAATCAATACACGATCGAGTACACGATACAGGCAAACACGGAAACCGTACAGTCCGGAACCCTGCCCACGCAACATCTCGCCCCCGGGGCAAACAAACAGCTCACGATTCCACTCAGGAACGTGAAGAATAAACCCGGAACGGAGTATTTCCTGAACCTCTACGTGAAGTCCAAACAAGCGAATCTCTCTATTCCTGCCAGCTACATCGTGGCCTCGGAACAATTCAGGTTACCGGATTATACCCCGGCGCCCGTGTTCCGCCCTACCCCTGAAAAAACACTAGCCATGGAAGAGAACGGACCGGAAATCCATATATCCGGCACGAATATCGACTTCGTGTTTAACAAACAGAAAGGATACGTGACTTCCTACCGGACCAATGGCATTCAATACATTGCCGAAGATTTCGGGTTCCAACCCAACTTCTGGCGGGGACCCACGGACAACGATTATGGCAACGGGATGCCGAGTCGTCAGCAAGGCTGGAAACAAGCAAGCAAGAATTTTAAGATTGCCGGGATCAGAACCTCTACTTCCGCGACAAACACGAACCTAACCATCACGTACAGACTTCAAGAAACCAATAGCAAATACCACGTGTCTTACACGCTATACCCGTCAGGCATGATCCACGTGGCCTGCCATCTAGAAACACAACCGGATGCCCCCGAACTTCCCCGAATCGGAGTACGTTTCAGAATCCCCACGGACATAAATCAACTGGAATATCTCGGACGGGGTCCCGAGGAAAACTATTGTGACCGGAATAACGGAACGCTTATCGGCCATTACAAAAGTACGGCCGAGCAACAATACGTTCCATACGTACGGCCACAAGAAAACGGCCACAAGACAGAAACCCGCTGGCTGGCACTCACGGATAAAACCGGGAAGGGCCTCCTGTTTATTGCCGACTCGAACTTCATGGAGTTTAACGTTTCCCGCAACCGGATTGAAGATTTCGACGGGGAAGAATCCAATCGCCCGTACCAATGGCAAAACTTCACGCAAGGAGAATCCCATGACCCGCTCATGGCGAAAAACCGGAAACCCAAACAAACGCACGTCAATGACATTTTCCCCCGCAATTTCGTGGAAGTATGCTTGGATCACCGTATGATGGGTGTTGCCGGGGACGATAGCTGGGGTTCTCAACCTTACCCCAAATACAAGCTCCCGACAAACAAAGATTACCACTGGAGTTTCACCATTCTACCGATCAAAAATAATATGGAAATCAGCGAGAAACTAAGTTATCAGTACTTACCTTAG
- a CDS encoding SusC/RagA family TonB-linked outer membrane protein, which yields MKKDELILHPWRWRGKKMLVMKLVMLMVLLPVFAFAIPTYSQKQIKMEVQDVSLEQVLKELHAQSGYYILYNKQDVQGVKNVSLKVSEASVEDVLKLCLRNTSLQYEIEDQTILISVKKVNNEPEKKESVVLKGVVKDSKGGVLPGVTVMIKGTSVGTATDMDGNYSMNILKQDTVTLIFSFVGMKTKEVKWAGQSELNITLEDEVSEMDEVVVTGIFQRKKESFTGSTATFKKEELKMVGTQNLIQSLKTLDPSFVIMENNDYGSDPNRLPDIEIRGKSSVVGLKEQYDTDPNQPLFILDGFETDLQTVVNLNMDRVQSVTILKDAASTALYGSKAANGVVVIETKQPEPGTFRVSYNGNFSLSIPDLSDYNLMNAREKLEFEQKAGFYKSDYTYDAQEQLFLDSLYNLHRANVARGVNTYWLSEPLRVALVHKHNIYAEGGDNAVRYGLGVTYNGTDGVMKNSGNDVIGMNFELNYRKGKFRFFNKMSFDYTKKENPTVNFSEYAKANPYFEKYDENGNVTRYLEEYYTVNRQHYTVENPLYNASLNSYDRQKGMSFINKFNAEYRPVEEVMVRGRISLEKKSEKAEYFLSPEHTSFDGVAQTQRGSYKSTDYDTWIYDGELTVTYGKLFNDVHQLNAVLGANFRSSELKTEAFEAVGFPVGDFTRPSFATSFPNGGKPDYTETVTRSNSWYLNMGYAFDNRYLFDANIRLDGASVFGSNKRYTETWSVGVAWNIHNESFLQNAEWMTLLKVRASIGNPGNQNFDAYQSYTTYSFNNWSSNNFGTSLLVDAFGNPDLKWQKTLDMNVGADIALLRNRFNINFDYYQKRTDPLLAVIGLPSSVGTKTIATNIGEQWNTGYSATVKYSPIYRPEEGINWNLSLNFRHQKSEYRNIGNSLSQFNAQNENTSLVRYYDGGSPTALWAVRSLGIDPASGKEVFLKKDGTYTYTYETKDEVQVGDTEPDLEGVIGTTLYYKGFSFSAHLRYSLGGDVFNEALYTKVENISEENLKYNQDKRALYNRWEKPGQHARFKGISLTETTQMSSRFVQRSNFLKGESFSAGYDFPKEWIEKAGFSALRLQVNMNDVFRISSVKEERGIEYPFARMVSASVSVTF from the coding sequence ATGAAAAAAGATGAATTAATTCTCCATCCATGGCGATGGCGTGGAAAAAAAATGCTAGTGATGAAACTTGTTATGCTTATGGTGTTGTTGCCGGTGTTTGCGTTTGCAATACCGACGTATAGTCAGAAACAAATTAAGATGGAGGTTCAAGATGTAAGCTTGGAACAGGTGTTAAAAGAGTTACATGCACAATCTGGGTATTATATTTTGTATAATAAACAGGATGTACAAGGGGTGAAAAATGTGAGTTTGAAAGTAAGTGAAGCCTCGGTAGAAGATGTGTTGAAGTTGTGTTTACGAAATACATCTTTACAATATGAGATTGAAGATCAGACAATCCTGATCTCTGTCAAGAAGGTTAATAATGAACCGGAGAAGAAGGAAAGCGTGGTTCTTAAAGGAGTGGTGAAAGATTCAAAAGGTGGCGTTTTACCTGGGGTGACAGTTATGATTAAAGGGACGAGTGTAGGGACTGCGACCGATATGGATGGAAATTATTCCATGAATATTCTAAAACAGGATACTGTTACTCTGATATTTTCGTTTGTGGGAATGAAAACGAAGGAGGTGAAATGGGCTGGTCAATCAGAACTTAACATCACGCTGGAAGATGAGGTAAGTGAGATGGATGAGGTGGTCGTGACTGGTATTTTTCAGCGTAAAAAAGAGAGTTTTACGGGTTCCACTGCTACATTCAAGAAAGAAGAGTTGAAGATGGTTGGAACACAAAATTTGATTCAGAGTTTGAAGACACTAGATCCTTCTTTCGTGATTATGGAGAATAATGATTATGGTTCTGACCCTAATCGCTTACCGGATATCGAAATTCGTGGTAAAAGTAGTGTTGTAGGATTGAAAGAACAATATGATACTGATCCGAATCAGCCATTGTTTATCCTTGATGGTTTCGAGACTGATTTGCAAACGGTGGTAAATTTGAATATGGACCGTGTGCAATCTGTAACAATATTGAAAGATGCTGCGTCCACGGCTTTGTATGGTTCGAAAGCTGCAAATGGCGTTGTTGTGATTGAGACTAAACAGCCTGAACCAGGAACATTTCGAGTGTCATACAATGGTAATTTTTCTTTGTCTATTCCCGATTTGTCGGATTATAATTTGATGAATGCACGTGAGAAATTGGAATTTGAACAGAAAGCTGGTTTTTACAAATCGGATTATACATATGATGCCCAAGAACAATTATTTCTGGATAGTTTGTATAATCTTCATCGTGCGAATGTAGCAAGAGGAGTTAATACTTATTGGTTAAGTGAACCGTTACGAGTGGCATTGGTGCATAAACACAATATTTATGCAGAAGGAGGTGACAATGCAGTACGTTATGGTTTGGGTGTTACCTATAATGGAACAGACGGAGTGATGAAAAATTCGGGAAATGACGTTATCGGTATGAATTTTGAGTTGAATTATCGAAAAGGAAAATTCCGTTTTTTCAACAAGATGTCATTTGATTATACGAAAAAAGAAAATCCGACGGTAAATTTTTCAGAGTATGCAAAAGCAAATCCTTATTTTGAAAAATATGACGAAAATGGCAATGTTACCCGTTATTTAGAAGAATATTATACTGTTAATCGACAGCACTATACGGTTGAGAATCCATTGTACAATGCAAGTCTGAACAGTTATGATCGTCAAAAAGGTATGAGCTTTATCAATAAATTTAATGCAGAATACCGTCCAGTGGAAGAAGTGATGGTACGAGGGCGTATCAGTTTGGAGAAAAAATCGGAAAAGGCTGAGTATTTTCTATCCCCTGAGCATACTTCTTTTGATGGTGTGGCTCAAACCCAACGGGGGAGTTATAAATCGACGGATTACGATACTTGGATCTATGATGGGGAGTTAACTGTGACTTATGGTAAATTGTTCAATGACGTACATCAATTAAATGCTGTATTGGGGGCGAACTTCCGTTCGTCTGAGTTGAAGACAGAGGCTTTCGAGGCGGTGGGCTTTCCTGTAGGTGATTTTACCCGTCCGTCTTTTGCCACCAGTTTCCCGAATGGCGGTAAACCGGACTACACGGAAACGGTTACCCGCTCCAACAGTTGGTATTTGAATATGGGGTATGCTTTCGACAACCGCTATTTGTTTGATGCAAATATTCGTTTAGATGGAGCTTCGGTTTTTGGGAGTAATAAACGTTATACCGAAACGTGGTCGGTAGGGGTGGCATGGAATATTCACAACGAAAGCTTCTTGCAAAATGCTGAATGGATGACCTTATTGAAAGTGAGGGCATCAATCGGTAATCCTGGTAATCAAAATTTTGATGCTTATCAATCGTATACCACGTATTCTTTTAATAATTGGAGTTCTAATAACTTTGGAACAAGTTTATTGGTAGATGCATTTGGTAATCCCGACTTGAAATGGCAAAAAACATTAGACATGAATGTGGGTGCTGATATTGCTTTGTTGAGGAATCGTTTCAATATAAACTTCGACTATTATCAGAAAAGAACCGACCCATTGTTGGCTGTAATCGGTTTGCCTTCTTCGGTTGGTACAAAAACGATAGCTACAAATATCGGAGAGCAATGGAACACGGGGTACAGTGCTACGGTTAAATATTCGCCGATTTACCGCCCGGAGGAAGGTATCAACTGGAATCTGAGTTTGAATTTCCGTCACCAAAAGTCTGAATACCGGAATATTGGCAATAGCTTGAGTCAGTTTAATGCGCAAAATGAAAATACAAGCTTAGTGCGTTATTACGATGGCGGTAGTCCTACTGCATTGTGGGCAGTACGCTCTTTGGGAATAGACCCAGCGAGTGGTAAAGAAGTATTTTTGAAAAAAGATGGTACATATACTTATACGTATGAGACAAAAGATGAGGTCCAAGTAGGAGATACAGAACCTGATTTGGAAGGAGTTATTGGTACTACGCTGTATTATAAAGGATTTTCCTTCTCTGCACATCTACGCTATAGTTTGGGAGGTGATGTCTTCAACGAGGCATTGTATACTAAAGTGGAAAATATTTCCGAAGAAAACTTGAAATACAACCAAGATAAGCGTGCATTGTATAACCGTTGGGAAAAGCCCGGACAACACGCCCGGTTCAAGGGAATCTCTCTAACCGAGACAACACAAATGTCTTCGCGTTTTGTGCAGCGTTCTAATTTCCTGAAAGGGGAGTCTTTTTCAGCCGGTTATGATTTCCCAAAAGAATGGATTGAAAAAGCCGGTTTTTCAGCCTTGCGTTTGCAGGTGAATATGAATGATGTGTTCCGGATATCAAGTGTGAAAGAGGAACGAGGTATCGAATATCCTTTTGCGCGTATGGTATCGGCATCTGTATCTGTAACTTTTTAA
- a CDS encoding RNA polymerase sigma factor, whose protein sequence is MVREDIYQELYLAITELPEDCREIFWLYFQGRNNKEIAEILSLPEKDVRACKREAIYRLKSRLGGLFFWLQIMRIV, encoded by the coding sequence TTGGTACGGGAAGATATTTATCAAGAGTTGTATTTAGCTATTACGGAATTACCTGAAGATTGCAGGGAGATATTTTGGTTATACTTTCAAGGTAGGAATAACAAGGAAATTGCAGAAATTCTTTCTCTTCCGGAAAAAGACGTGCGAGCTTGTAAAAGGGAGGCTATTTATAGATTAAAGAGTCGCCTAGGTGGTTTATTTTTCTGGTTGCAGATCATGAGAATCGTGTGA
- a CDS encoding DMT family transporter, whose product MNVKAKGYVLGVIAAATYGMNPLFALPLYEAGMNPDSVLFFRYLFAIPVLGAMIKLRGRDFKLKRKEILPLIIMGLLVALSSLTLFQSYNYMAAGIASTLLFVYPIMVALIMAFLFKEKLTLQTILCIMLALGGIALLYKGEDGSVLSLTGVILVIASALSYAIYIVAVNRPLLREIATLKLTFYVLVFGLSLFLVRVDFGASLRVVDTWYLWGNLVALAVFPTAISFLCTTQAIQYIGSTPTAILGALEPLTAVFFGVTVFGEPLTVRVGCGIMMIVFAVTIIVAGSNVTTYLVRFRKLFPKLPIKRKPTC is encoded by the coding sequence ATGAATGTAAAAGCTAAAGGATACGTGTTAGGGGTCATTGCGGCAGCAACTTACGGGATGAATCCCTTGTTTGCCCTTCCCCTGTACGAGGCGGGGATGAACCCGGATTCAGTTCTTTTTTTCAGGTACTTGTTTGCTATCCCGGTGTTGGGTGCGATGATTAAGTTGCGGGGAAGAGATTTCAAATTGAAGCGAAAAGAAATACTTCCGTTAATTATCATGGGATTGCTGGTGGCACTCTCGTCACTTACCTTGTTTCAGAGTTATAATTACATGGCAGCCGGTATTGCATCGACCTTGTTGTTCGTTTACCCGATCATGGTAGCCTTAATCATGGCCTTTCTCTTTAAAGAGAAACTGACGTTACAAACAATTTTGTGTATCATGCTGGCGTTGGGTGGTATTGCCTTGCTTTACAAGGGGGAGGATGGTTCGGTGTTGAGTCTGACGGGAGTGATTCTCGTTATCGCCTCGGCCTTGTCATATGCCATTTACATTGTCGCTGTGAATAGACCCTTGTTGCGAGAGATTGCGACACTGAAGCTGACGTTCTATGTTTTAGTTTTCGGGTTGTCTCTGTTTTTGGTTCGTGTTGATTTTGGGGCCAGTCTGCGTGTGGTAGACACGTGGTATCTGTGGGGTAATTTGGTTGCCTTGGCCGTGTTCCCGACTGCTATATCATTTCTTTGTACCACTCAGGCCATCCAGTATATCGGTTCGACCCCAACCGCTATTTTAGGGGCTTTGGAGCCTTTGACAGCGGTATTTTTCGGGGTGACGGTTTTCGGGGAACCTTTAACCGTGAGAGTGGGATGTGGTATTATGATGATTGTTTTTGCCGTGACCATTATCGTTGCGGGAAGTAATGTTACGACTTATTTAGTACGTTTTAGGAAACTTTTCCCGAAACTCCCGATAAAGAGAAAGCCGACTTGTTAA
- a CDS encoding TlpA disulfide reductase family protein codes for MKNLKLFVILVVSLLVGIDCMAKNQDSGYIRGRIYDFVGGNVTVIYYVGGGVKMIDTLQVSDVGEFVYNVDVEKPIRAFLSFEKYACFVALFLENGMKADLTISFHKEKNEEDDAYVPEVNYVGDNADCFCFMKEFDRWQYDAWPFEMLDTMSFAEYREAYLEDVDRVKSNLVKIKSLAFKRMMMDVIDQFIPVYLFRHAWSKPREDADFVRWVEAFDRNDPDNMEMAERYVRWYLQRHPAGKEQNRVVYHLNALTQIFTNQEIINDMANSLVDYYLKQAPKDMTEVFEVYKRVSTDTVDHSEMQKVYDHYINMMPGAPAIDFEMTDVNGKKCHLSDFKGKAVYIDVWATWCGPCCMEIPYMEKLVKHYAKNKKIEFLSISLDENQKKWKKKLAADKPEWKQFICPDNFQSTLCQEYDIDGIPRFLFFDKKGRIISLDAPRPSSSKIIEYINQHIK; via the coding sequence ATGAAAAACTTGAAATTATTTGTGATATTAGTTGTCTCTTTATTAGTGGGAATTGATTGTATGGCAAAAAATCAAGATTCTGGTTATATTCGAGGGAGAATCTATGATTTTGTTGGTGGGAACGTGACAGTGATTTATTATGTGGGAGGAGGGGTAAAAATGATCGATACTCTTCAAGTTAGTGATGTTGGAGAATTTGTTTATAACGTGGATGTGGAAAAGCCGATTCGAGCTTTTTTATCGTTTGAGAAGTATGCTTGTTTTGTGGCTCTTTTCCTTGAAAATGGGATGAAGGCTGATCTGACAATTTCATTTCATAAAGAAAAGAATGAAGAGGATGATGCGTATGTCCCGGAAGTAAATTATGTTGGGGATAATGCAGATTGTTTTTGTTTTATGAAAGAATTCGACCGTTGGCAATACGATGCTTGGCCTTTTGAGATGCTGGATACGATGAGTTTTGCCGAATACAGAGAGGCTTATCTGGAAGATGTTGATAGAGTAAAGTCTAATTTGGTAAAGATAAAAAGCTTGGCTTTTAAAAGAATGATGATGGATGTGATTGATCAATTTATTCCGGTATATTTATTCCGTCATGCTTGGTCAAAACCCCGGGAAGACGCTGATTTTGTTCGTTGGGTAGAGGCATTCGACCGGAATGATCCGGATAATATGGAGATGGCCGAGAGATATGTTCGCTGGTATCTTCAACGTCATCCGGCAGGAAAAGAACAAAATAGAGTTGTGTATCATTTGAATGCCTTGACTCAAATATTCACGAATCAGGAAATCATTAATGACATGGCCAATAGTCTTGTTGATTATTATTTAAAACAAGCTCCAAAAGATATGACCGAGGTGTTCGAGGTTTATAAACGGGTTTCCACTGACACGGTAGATCACTCCGAGATGCAGAAAGTGTATGATCACTATATAAACATGATGCCCGGTGCGCCGGCTATTGATTTTGAGATGACAGATGTTAATGGGAAAAAATGTCATTTGTCCGATTTTAAGGGGAAAGCTGTTTATATTGACGTGTGGGCTACTTGGTGCGGACCATGTTGCATGGAAATTCCTTATATGGAGAAATTGGTGAAACATTATGCCAAGAATAAGAAGATTGAATTTCTGAGTATCTCGTTGGACGAGAATCAAAAGAAATGGAAAAAGAAACTGGCAGCAGATAAACCGGAATGGAAACAATTTATTTGCCCGGATAATTTCCAATCGACCCTATGTCAAGAGTATGATATTGATGGAATTCCCCGTTTCTTATTCTTCGATAAGAAAGGAAGAATTATTTCCTTGGATGCTCCAAGACCCTCTTCTTCCAAGATTATAGAGTATATTAATCAGCATATTAAATAA
- a CDS encoding FecR family protein, translating to MHDDNNLKIASWVVARLNGTIQQEEEKMLEEWIHESDEHRLFYERLVERNYLMGRLQEYENYSLEALKERVMFSVGKQGKRIRLIRRVKQIAAILLIPLIAGSVFLFMMEKEEISPLATDIIPGKECAVLEMADGRKLELGLGKNLGQLQLEGTVVTNDSNRLAYKQGHSGNPSALEYNTIIIPRGGEYQLILSDGSRVWLNSDTRLRYPVSFIGEKREVYLEGEAYFEVSPSDKPFEVHGGGQSVCVLGTSFNVMAYGDEAKVQTTLVSGSVRVVLDQSDKTVLLTPGHQAEMDKNIGKISMREVNVENYIGWKDKLFIFDEEDLVTIMKKLARWYDVDIIIETPELKEKIFYGVIRKYENISKILGMLKKTQNIDYLIEGKKIVIKEVR from the coding sequence ATGCATGATGATAATAATTTGAAAATAGCCTCATGGGTTGTAGCTCGGTTGAATGGTACTATTCAGCAAGAGGAGGAAAAGATGTTGGAGGAATGGATCCATGAGAGTGACGAGCACCGACTATTTTATGAACGGCTGGTAGAGCGGAATTATTTGATGGGGCGGTTGCAAGAATATGAAAATTATTCATTAGAAGCATTGAAAGAACGAGTAATGTTTTCAGTAGGTAAACAGGGAAAGCGTATTCGTCTTATTCGGCGGGTAAAACAAATTGCTGCAATTTTATTAATACCACTTATTGCCGGAAGTGTATTTTTATTCATGATGGAGAAAGAAGAAATATCTCCGTTAGCTACAGATATTATTCCTGGTAAAGAATGTGCCGTGCTAGAGATGGCTGACGGGCGGAAACTGGAACTAGGTCTAGGGAAAAATCTAGGGCAATTACAATTGGAAGGAACTGTAGTAACGAATGATTCCAATCGTCTTGCCTATAAACAAGGCCACTCGGGTAATCCATCCGCTCTGGAATATAACACCATTATTATTCCCCGGGGAGGCGAATATCAACTGATCTTATCCGATGGTTCTCGGGTATGGCTAAATTCTGATACCCGTTTACGATATCCGGTTAGTTTTATCGGGGAAAAACGAGAGGTGTATCTTGAGGGAGAGGCTTATTTTGAAGTTTCTCCTTCTGACAAGCCTTTTGAAGTACATGGGGGAGGACAGAGTGTATGTGTTTTAGGAACTTCATTTAATGTGATGGCTTATGGGGATGAAGCTAAAGTGCAGACAACTTTGGTCTCGGGTAGTGTACGGGTAGTGTTGGATCAATCTGATAAAACTGTTTTGTTGACACCGGGGCATCAGGCGGAAATGGATAAGAATATTGGAAAGATATCTATGCGGGAAGTAAATGTTGAGAATTATATCGGATGGAAAGATAAACTTTTCATTTTTGACGAGGAAGATTTGGTTACTATAATGAAGAAATTGGCCCGTTGGTATGATGTGGATATTATTATTGAAACACCGGAATTGAAAGAAAAAATATTTTATGGGGTAATTCGAAAATACGAGAATATTTCTAAGATATTGGGTATGTTGAAAAAAACTCAAAATATTGATTATTTGATAGAAGGTAAAAAGATTGTAATAAAAGAAGTCCGCTAA
- a CDS encoding RNA polymerase sigma-70 factor — protein MDKEMRYRKFKHNVDYLVRRLQDGDEYAFAFFLDTYGKSLYFYCNSILKNSTFSEDIVQESFVTLWERRQDFMSLLPIRVFLYQTARNKCLDLLKHEQVVHKHEAALIQELSEDSLDEKMIEEEVLGEIYRAIDELPPECRRVFRLGLEGLSNQEIADSLSISINTVRTQKQRAMAVLKKRFSMGILLVLLGMVDLFN, from the coding sequence ATGGATAAGGAGATGCGATATAGAAAGTTTAAGCATAATGTGGACTACCTTGTAAGGCGATTACAGGATGGTGATGAGTATGCTTTTGCTTTTTTCTTGGATACATATGGGAAATCTCTTTATTTTTATTGTAATTCAATTCTTAAGAATAGTACTTTCTCTGAAGATATTGTGCAGGAAAGTTTCGTAACCCTGTGGGAGAGACGTCAAGATTTTATGTCCTTACTTCCGATTCGGGTTTTTCTTTACCAGACGGCTCGTAATAAATGTTTGGATTTATTAAAGCATGAGCAGGTCGTTCATAAACATGAAGCGGCGTTGATACAAGAGTTAAGTGAGGATTCTTTGGATGAGAAAATGATTGAAGAAGAGGTGCTCGGGGAAATTTATCGGGCAATTGACGAATTACCTCCAGAATGTAGACGTGTATTCCGATTAGGATTGGAAGGATTAAGTAATCAGGAAATAGCAGATTCGTTATCTATATCGATCAATACGGTTCGGACTCAGAAACAGAGAGCTATGGCTGTATTAAAAAAACGCTTTAGCATGGGTATTCTTTTGGTACTTTTGGGAATGGTGGATTTATTTAATTGA